The window AGAGCTACTTAACATGACCGTTGATTCTAACATTGATATCTGCCACAGCATCCAAAACCTAACACGAACCATGGTGCTTCGCGAAGACGCCGCCAGAACCACCTACACCCAAAAGGTGGACTTTGCCAAACTGCGCTCTGAACTGGCTTCCGCAGACAGCACCGAATCCAACGCAACGCGCAACGCGCACGAGCGCCTCACAAACGACATTgccaagctcagcagccggCTGCGCGACGAGATTGGCCGGACACAGGCGAGCGTGCGGCTTGACCTCAACCTGGAAAAGGGGCGCATTCGAGAAGAGGCCGTCGGGCAGGAGCTCAAGATTAAGGAGACGGAGACCAAGATTGAGCAGGAGGTGGCGGCCTTgagggagaagctggagcaggTCAAGTTCCAGACGCTGCAGTGGCTGATGGGCGTGTGCACCGGTTTTGCGGCATTGCTGCTTGGTGCTTGGAGATTGCTCATGTAACGGAGCCAAGTGGTTGCGTTGGATGAGGGGAATTGTTGGGATATAGAAATTGCTTTTCACATGTAAATGCCTGCACGTTGTTTAGCTGATGATATCAAGTTAAATTCATACAGATAGTATCATTCTCGTTCGCTACTATTATGCTACATGACTGTCAATCTCTTGTTGCTGCTTATTACTCCATCCCATCAGGGCCATGTATGTGGATATTCATTGGTCAAATTGATCCCTGGAATCAGTCAGCCCAAACACGACAACTGCACTTACGCTTGGCCTACATGCCTTAAGGCTTCCTGCCTCATGGTCTCTTTGAATGCACCACTTGCACCAGCGGTTGCTTGCAAGTCGCCCTGCTTGGTGCCCTCGAGGCCAGACGATTGTTTCATTCCACCGCGGGAAGCGTCGGAAAAGGTCGACTCTTGGCCCGTTGGATCCGTGTCTTCcttcaagatggcatggCCTCCTTGGAGGACGTGGTCGCCATGCATGTCCTCGGCAtgtgcggcggcggcagctctgTTCATGTTCATGATGACAGGTGGTACACGACGGCTTTGGTTTATCTCTTTGAAATACCGAGATTTGAGTGATGGTGCTATTAGCAGATCACGACGAGCCACAGCGTGCGAGATGTAGTGGCTCGTGCCGCCTTTTATACGAAACGGGCAATTTAGTTTCGCCCATGACAACACAGTGACGATTTGACGGATTGGGTCGACTTGCTTAGAGTTttgtggccgtggtggctgTGTGAAGGCACTCTTGAATTGCAGGAATTGGAGACTGTGCCGCAGTGGCTGATGAGAAGCCATCAGTAACACGAAGCTGAACTATTAGGATATCTAGATGTAAGTTTAGCATGTAAATAATCGACATGATTTAATGCCTAGTAGGGGCTCCTATGTTGATGGATAGCAATCACTAGACTAGAGCGAACGGAAGCAGCTGAGAGAATtttgtcttcatctctcCTTCCCTTGAAGGGGACACACGAATTTAAATAGACAATATTTTGGCCAAGCCCAATATTCAGGACACTTTcttccgtcttcatcaacacaGCTTATTTATCAGCATTCTCAATTGTCAGGCATAAAACTTTACCTGATTTACCTGCATGTGTACGATCGAAGCCTCAAATGGACGGCCACCACTCGCCCTGGAATTCCGGTCAagttttctttgcttctgaCGAGGATTCCGACCTATTACTGCCGTCTAAAGCATCGCTTTCCGGCTCTGAAGGCAACCACGGTTCTTCTGAGCAAGATTCCGACCATGTATCATCGCTGCACGTGAGTGGCAGAATTATATCTGTCACATTTACCATTCCTTATAGACTGCAAGttcaaaaaggaagagacaaCTGGGTACGCATGCTTCGAgtctctcttccttcatgAGGAATCATTATAGCCCGGATGGGATTTCGAGAGCTGACCCAAGTAGCGAGTAGATCTCTGCAACCGCCATGATCATTCGGTTCAGTTCGACGTCTTGAATCAGCTCTCATCTCCATATTCTCCTTGGGATCACATCATCGTTGGCTGGACCGGGGAAGTAAAGTTTTCCGGAACAGCTGGTAGTGATGAAGACACATTAGACTTGGAGAGTACACCCGAAGTAGTTGAGTATGATGAAACATCTGGCAGTGATGAAGACACGATATGCCTGGAGAGTATAATCGAAGAAGTTGAGTTTTCTGAAACACCTGGCAGTGATCATCCGCTTCCACCACAGAACGAACCCGAAGACGAAGGACTCGTCGATTACCGCAACAAAGAAGGGCTTGAACGGCAGCTGTACCATGCTGGTCTCAAAACAGTGCCAATCTAGTTGGCGGCCTTGTCGGAATTTTCAGCAGATGGAGTCCTCTTGAGGAGGCAAACCAGATGGAGGCGGCTTGTTGATAACGTCCTTTGCCCATATTTTCTCGGCGATAAACTTTCGTCAACCGATTTCGAGTCTCAGGAAATATGGCGCGACTATTACTTCATGATGGAGTGCTTTTTCGACAAAATCCACGAAATATACACGCCGGGAGATGTCATCATGGTTCATGATTATCatctgatgatgctgcctcGCCTTCTTCGACGACGCTTGCCGGACGCAAATGTCACATTTTCCATGCACACTCCCTGCCGTCGTATACTTGAGATGCCAGGGCGGCTCGGAGAATTCGTTGAAGGTATCCTTGGATCGAATATCATCACCTTTCTGGAGCCCCAAGACACGGTGGATTTCAGTAGTTGGTGTGAACAGAAATCCTCAGATCGGCCATCATACTGGGCAACTCGAGCTATGGATTCATGCTACAGTCTTCCAATGGGGATTCATGTATCCGGCATCCTATCAGTTGCACAAAGCGAAGCAGTCAGCGAACGGTGCGAGACTCTAAGAAGAGCTTTCCAAAACAGAGCGCTTATCTTTTCGTACGGCACGCCTAGCAGCCAGGCGGAGATGAGAGAAGTATCGAGAGGATACTCTCGATTGCTGGAACAGGTGGCCTGGTGGGGGGGAATCCGCCATCTTATTACAAGTAGTATGCACATCTAGGGCTAACGATCCCCTTGAAGACTACAGTATATTCGATAACTTGATTGGCTTGAGCGAATATACGCAGCCTATATAGTCTATATGGTGTGAAGGTCGTGTTTCAGAGCTTGATTTTCATGCTCTGGTACGATGCAGCGATGCAGCCATTTTCTCCTTTGCTCCCGGCGGTCCCATGACGGCAGCCCTAGAGTATTTTGTTTGCCAGCCGACAGGCAATAAACGCCCCATTGTCTCAGATGTAAATCCGATTCTTTATCAGGCTCCGGGGGTGGTCCCATATCGCCGGGGAGATTATGACAGCATCGCGAGTGCAATCGACTATACCTTGCGGCTACCTGGCGGGCTATGGATGGGGACACCTGGGACACCTCGCCTCGAGGACTACGATGTGAGCATTTTCTACACTGCGGAGTGGTGGACGACATTTGTCTTGCGCCTTctcatggagaagctgctgcgtgGCTGTAGGCCGGCGGGTGTTTCTGACACTGACGTGCGCGGCTCACGCTCACCTGAGTTTGCCGGAGCATAGGATGCCGATGAAGAACTGAGCAGTGGAGACGGAACAAGTCCAACAGGCGGTGGAGGAGACTCTATGGGAAGCTACGATGACTGTGGTGAAggaggcgatgatgaagactcTACTGAGGGTGAGAAagggggaaaggggggggaatgatggagaagaagacggagaagaaggaggcaCAGAAGCAGAGGGATCTGAAGATGGTCAAGTGACGCCAGTtgagaggatgaggacgcACTCAGTGGAATTGGAAAGAATGGGATCTGTAAGAGAAGCGTGGGCGGGAAAGGAGCCGGCAACAGTCTGACTATGTGTGTATTTGATTTAGCTGGCTGATATGTGACAGCATCGGCAATGAGTGCAAGTGCGAGATCCGCCTCTCGGGAAAGCGAGAAACAAAGTAAATGAAAATAATAAGATTAATAATAAACATGCTTCAATCACCATCTCTAATTGACTGCCATGTAACCTCCAGGTTTCCGGCAAAGTCCAGGGTAGGATCCAAATTCCCCGCGATCCCAAAACCACACCCTTGTAATAAAACCCGTGCAGTTCATGTCACAAGATCTCGCATCCACACGAGCACCCAAAAAGCCCTACCCTTTTAAAAGACTCTCATAGGCTTATCCTATCAGCCGACAGCCTTTGACCACGATCATCATTTCGCTGGTCCCGTGAGGAATCGGCCGCGTGGGGTTACATCATGGCAGAGATGAAAAATGATTGTTGTCTGGGCCAGGTGAGCCTTGTGTTATGCGCTGCAGGCAGTTCAAACGGGCGCTGCGGTTTGGAGAGGTTGAAGTGTGATGGGATGCCTGGAGGGCTTTTTTACTTGTTTTAAATGCTTGACTGGTTGGGTTTGATTATTTATTGGCGTTGTGTTGGTTTTTGTAATAGATGTTTGATATATTTGCTTGTGATGGATTTGTCTGCGACTTACACGAGCTGACGTGCTATTCAACTCTGTATCTGACATCAACTCATTCCATCTAAACACACTCGTTCAAgtctgtcttttcttcgcTTTTCCCCTTCCATGGACCCAAACCACCCCTTCATCGCCTCCTGGACCGCCACGCCCATCCCCAACCTCTCCCTCTCCGCAGgcggcctcctcgccctcgcagacctcaacaccatcgcccAGCGCACCGCCATCGCCGGCGGCTCTTCCTGGCTGGATGCCTTTGTGCTCGCGCCGGGCCTGCACTACCAGCAGGCGGCGGACTCGCTAACGCCCGAGTATGGCGCCGGCAGGCCGGTGCTGTCAATGGCGCTGGACGGCGGGAAGCACTACGTTGTTAATAACGTGGCCATGGTCAAGTATCTACGGCGGCTGTGGGAGCGGCAGGGCAAGTACGGCGTTGTGACGCTGTATGTGGAGATGGACCCGGGTGAAGGGTTTGGCGGGAGCGTGTTGGCGTTtgcgtcgtcgctgtcgctgctgctgggccatgAGGCTGCTGGGAAGAGGGATAATacgaggaggaggtggcAGAGGAGGCAGCAGCGCGGGCTGAGGAAGTTGCGGGAGATTGACCACGAGAGCCATGT is drawn from Trichoderma atroviride chromosome 7, complete sequence and contains these coding sequences:
- a CDS encoding uncharacterized protein (EggNog:ENOG41~TransMembrane:1 (o241-262i)) yields the protein MAVTGLVAVETLPRFLLPRISWTAPLSATRTTAAQSFAAFQPNQRKSIHSSVPAFGTRFSTRRYIGTQAPALRRGFHATSRQCREHHFDTLKFVQRLKDEGFTDEQSVAMMKVLNDVIQESIQNLTRTMVLREDAARTTYTQKVDFAKLRSELASADSTESNATRNAHERLTNDIAKLSSRLRDEIGRTQASVRLDLNLEKGRIREEAVGQELKIKETETKIEQEVAALREKLEQVKFQTLQWLMGVCTGFAALLLGAWRLLM
- a CDS encoding uncharacterized protein (EggNog:ENOG41) yields the protein MNMNRAAAAAHAEDMHGDHVLQGGHAILKEDTDPTGQESTFSDASRGGMKQSSGLEGTKQGDLQATAGASGAFKETMRQEALRDQFDQ